A part of Crassostrea angulata isolate pt1a10 chromosome 5, ASM2561291v2, whole genome shotgun sequence genomic DNA contains:
- the LOC128183313 gene encoding c-Myc-binding protein-like isoform X2 gives MTTYRGADSKREEFRRYLEKAGVLDALTKVLVGLYEEPEKPNNALDFLKQHLGASGPETADVEALKLEVTELRQKVEQLTEENQELKAKLQQLDEETA, from the exons ATGACAACTTACAGG GGAGCAGATTCCAAAAGGGAGGAATTTAGAAGATACCTTGAAAAAGCTGGTGTTCTAGATGCACTCACAAAAG ttttGGTTGGTCTATATGAGGAACCAGAGAAACCAAATAATGCTTTAGA CTTTTTGAAGCAGCACTTGGGAGCATCTGGGCCTGAGACAGCTGATGTAGAGGCTTTAAAACTAGAAGTAACAGAACTTCGCCAGAAAGTGGAACAGCTTACAGAGGAGAACCAAGAATTGAAAGCAAAG